The bacterium genome segment AGGGGGGAGGGGACAAGCGACGACCCTCACCCTTGGTTGCGATGACGTAGGGGCCGACCGACGGCGCGCCGTTCAGATCGGCCCGCGGGCGACCGTGGAGGACTCGTCCTACCGGTCGCCCCTACGAATTTCCGAAATGGGGGTGAACCTACCGGTCCGTCAGGGCCTCGATGCCGGGAAGCTCCTTGCCCTGGACGAAGACCAGCGACGCCCCGCCGCCGGTGGAGACGAAGCTGAAGCTCGCGGAGTCGAGCCCGGCGTCCTCGACGGCGGCCACGGAATCACCGCCGCCCACCACGGTGAAGGCGCCGGAAGCCTTGAGCTTGGCCACCTCCCTAGCCACTATGCGTGTTCCCTCGGCGAAGCGCTCATCCTCGAAGTAGCCCATCGGGCCGTTCCAGAAGACGGTCCGCGCCCGGGATATCTCCTCGGCGAAGAGCCTGCACGTGGCGTCCCCGATGTCCACCGCCTTGCGGTCCGCCGGTATCTCGTCCATCAGCCTGGCCTTGCACGCCGGGTCAATCTTCTCCACGACGTAGTTGTCCGTGGGGAGCACGATTTTATCGGCGTAGCGCAGGAGGAGGTCCTTGGCGTACTCGAGGTAGTCGGGCTCGTGGATGCTGCTTCCGACCTCTTTTCCCAGGGCGGCGAGGAAGGTGTAGGCCATGCCGCCGCCGACGAGGAGGCGGTCCACGCGCTCGAGGAAGCTCTTGACGACGCCGAGCTTGGTGGAGATTTTCGCCCCGCCCATGATGCCCACGTAGGGCCGCTGGACCTCGCCCAGGAGGAGGCTGAGGTTCTCGACCTCCTCCCGGAGCTGGTAGCCGTAGGCCGAGGTGAGGAACTTGGGCACGCCGACGACGCTCGCGTCCTTGCGGTGGCAGACGGGGAAGGCGTCGTTGACGAAGAGGTCGGCCAGGGAGGCCAGCTCGCGTGCCAGCTCCTCCCGGCCCTCCTGCTCCCGGGGGTCGTAGCGGAGGTTTTCCAGCATCATGAGCTCGCCGGGCCTAAGCGCCGCCGCCATGTTGCGCGCCTCGTCGCTTACCACCCCGCCCCGGCGGGCCATCTTCACCGGGAGCCCCACGAGCTCCTCCAGCCGCCGGGCGACCGGTCGGAGGGAGTATCGCGGCTCGTCGCCCTTCGGGCGGCTGCGGTGGGAGCAGAGGACGGCCGAGGCCCCCTCCGCCATGATGTACCGCAGGGTGGGGAGCGAGGCGGTGATGCGGGCGTCGTTGGTCACGTTGCCCTCGTCGTCGCCGGGGACGTTGTAGTCCAGGCGCACGAGCACCCGCTTCCCCGCGAGCTCCAGGTCCTCGATGAAGAGCTTGCGCACGGCGTGTCCTCCATGGTTCGTGATACGGGGGCAGGTTACTAAAGTCGGCCCGTTTTGTCGAGGGGTCCGTGGTCAATGGCGGCGGGCGGATCGGTCGGTCCCGCCCCCACGTCATCGCAACCTGGGAAAACAGTCCCCCTCTCCCTTCTAGGGAGAGGCGCGCCTACGGGCTGGGGTGAGGGTCGAGGTTGGGAACGTGAAAGCGGCGGGGATAGGAATCCCCGCCCTACGTCATCGCAATCCGCGGGGTGAGGGTGAAAAGCGGCGGGGATTCGCCCGGGGCGTAGCTCGCTACGCTCGGTTAAAATCCCCGCCCTACATTTAAACGCGAGCGGGCCGTAACACCCGCGTTCCCGCTCCCCTAGAGCGAGAAGCCCACCGCCCCGGCGGCGCTGAAATACGTGTCGCCCTCCCCCGAAGTGTCTATCCGCCCCAGGCCCACCGCCAGATCGAAGCGAACGCCCGCCAGGTGCATCCCCACTCCCAGGGTGTAGAGCGGGGGCTGGCTCTCATCGGCCAGGTTGAAGCGCAGGCCGGCGCCGCCCCACAGGGCCCCCTCGAAGAAGTCCGCCCGCACACCCACCGCCAGGTCCTGCTGCGCGGAGAACGACCCCTCGTCCCGCGTGAGGTCCACGTCGAGGGCGACGGTCAACAGGTCCGGGATCGCCTCCCCGGCCACGCCTATCCGCCAGTGGGGCTTCAGGCGGTCGGAGACCCCGGGGACCGGCTCGTCCCAGGAGATGGGGGCGGGAATCACGTCGCGCGCCAGGAGGCCCAGCCGGAAGTAGGGGGTGAACTGGCCCAGGAAGCCCACGTCGGCGCTGACGGCATGCCCCAGGGTCGGCCGCGTGGCGAGCACCTGCTCCATAATCCACCCCGGTCCGGTGGTGTACATTCCGGAATCGTCGGCGGTGAAGCGATTTTGGTAGCTCTGGGTGACGATGTACTTGAGGCTGAGTCCGGCGGAGATGAAGAAGCGGTCGCCGCGTCCGGAGCGCCAGAGGTAGTCGGCGTAGGTGACGACGAACTCCTGGCGGGCGTCGTCGGAGAGCCGGGCGCCGGTCCGGTTCTCGGTTATCCCGAGGCCGTCGCCCTGGGTGTCGCCCACGAAGCCCGAGGGGTCGGGGTAGGTGGGCCAGAGGGTGGCGAGCTGCTCCGAGTCCAGGTAGCCCGCGAGGTAGAGGAGCGCCACCGCCTCGGGGCTCTCGAGGTAGAAGTCGGGGATGAGGCGGCCGGTGTCCGCGTCGGATTCCAGGAGCACCTGGCCCGTGCCGCCGCCGATCCAGCTCACCGCCAGCGGCCCGACCATGACGCTCGCGCCGTAGGAGAGATAGCCGGTGACGCCCGGCGGGTTCCCGGCCAGGCCTTTCAGGTAGTCCGCCGTCCGGTCAATGGCGTCCAACAGCGGCTGGAGCCCCTCGCCGGTGTCGGCGTGCCAGATGTCGTCCTTCTGCCCGATGTAGGACACAGGCGAAGTAGTCTCCGGCGGCGGCCATTCCGGCGGGGTTGTAGTAGACGCTGGCCTCGTCGTCGGCCAGGGCGACGTAGGCGCCCCCCAGGGCCATGGCGCGCGGGCCGTAAATGGGGAGGGCCAGCGCCGGCAGGAGCGCCGCGGTGAGAAGCAGTAAAAGCTTTTCCCTCATCGGCCGTCCCCCTTCAATCGGAGGTCGCGGTTCGGTCGTTTATTGTCGCGGGCGGGGACACGGGTGCCCCGCCCGATCAACTCGACGGCGCACCCTAGATGGCGAAACCGAGGGATACCGAGGCGCCCAGGGTGGAGTCGTGCTCCCCGGCGGAGAACTGGTTGGTCATCACCGCCAGGTCGAAGTGGAAGATGTCCCCGATCTTCACCCCGAAGCCCAGGGAGGCCAGGAAGGTGGCCTTGGCCTGGTCCACGATGAGGGAGTTATAGTTGGTGTTGAAGCCGGCGCGGACGGCGAAGATGTCCGCGATTACCCACTCCACGCCCAGGGAGAGGTCCCGCACCTTGTCCACCACGATGTCTTTCTCGACCCACGCGTTGTTCACGAGCACGCGCGTCTTCACCGTGTACTCGGTTTCCAGCGCGTCCACGTCCAGGGCCAGGGTGAGGCTGTTGAATAGCTCGAATCCCAGGCCGAAGCGGATCTGGGTGTCGAGCGGGGTGGGGTCCAGGGAGTCGTCGCTCCAGGTGATGTCCAGGGGGATGATG includes the following:
- a CDS encoding phosphoglycerate kinase, producing the protein MRKLFIEDLELAGKRVLVRLDYNVPGDDEGNVTNDARITASLPTLRYIMAEGASAVLCSHRSRPKGDEPRYSLRPVARRLEELVGLPVKMARRGGVVSDEARNMAAALRPGELMMLENLRYDPREQEGREELARELASLADLFVNDAFPVCHRKDASVVGVPKFLTSAYGYQLREEVENLSLLLGEVQRPYVGIMGGAKISTKLGVVKSFLERVDRLLVGGGMAYTFLAALGKEVGSSIHEPDYLEYAKDLLLRYADKIVLPTDNYVVEKIDPACKARLMDEIPADRKAVDIGDATCRLFAEEISRARTVFWNGPMGYFEDERFAEGTRIVAREVAKLKASGAFTVVGGGDSVAAVEDAGLDSASFSFVSTGGGASLVFVQGKELPGIEALTDR